The DNA region AAACTTTATAGTAACATATACATAGTAGTAAAGTGgtaattttcataatttactTGAGTTTTTTGTTGGAGCGAAAAAATGAAAACCAGATGTAGGGACAAAGAAAGGTCAACGTAAAAGAATCAGCAGCCACTAAAAGAAGCAATTGAAgttttttggtggaaaataaaaggaatagaGATGAAGAAAACTAGTAGTAATGTAACGAGGAAGATGAGAATTCAGTTTAACAACAActgaaatagaaagaaatatcaAGAAGATATACTGCCACGTATTTGCACgcacacacctataaatatgcaaaaacaaaaaggataCTTGGATTTTGTGAAGATATATGCAATGGAGAATTTGCTGGGGCCACGAATTTCATGAATGGTTCTTAAGTTTTCTTCATAtctattccttttattttccaccaaaaaacTTCAATTGCTTCTTTTAGTGGCTGCTTATTCTTCTACGTTGACCTTTCTTTGTCCCTACACCTGGTTTTCATTTTTTCGctccaacaaaaaaatcaagtaaattatgaaaattacTCAACTTTGCTACTATAAAGTTTAGATTAATTCATACTCTTGTAAATTCGACGTGTTAAAATGTTTCGAGAGTAACCAGCTAATTTTATTCCTAAACGTTTTGCTATGATTTAAAATTAAACTCAGATTGAGGCAGGGTCAAGGGCgaaaataaaactaatttaTAATGGTGAGATAAAATTAATCTCAAAGTATAATTGATGACAAAATTGCTTAATAAATGAATTTCATTTGTCAAAATACTTGGAGAAAGATGTTCATTTCCTAACATTTTAGGGTCCCGTCCAATAATTAGCAGTATCGTGCTGTATAGGAGCAGTTTCATTGCTCTAAATGGTGGTCCTATTTCTTTTCGGAGATCATATGAGATGTTTCCAATTAAGATTTTGACTTCTGTCAATTTTCTTAATATAGTAATAACAGTCCTCTACTAATATTTGGGTaactttcaaatatgtaaatgtCATTTACGAAAGTCTAATTGATTATTCACCTACTTTAAACTCAATTAATTCTGGATAGTAAAATTAGAAATAGAGACTAATTTGAAAAAGAGTGACAATGAGATTACTTCTGTCCAAAATTTGCactatctcaataagaatttgTTAGCCTGATATTATAGATATTTGAGGGGCCACTTTGGTGCTCCCCCTCTCCCCTCCCCAAAAAACCAACACACACCTTCTCAAGAAAAACCACTAATTTGTTTAAAATCCATTCTTATCCAGAACAAGTAATACTTACCCGCATTGAGTTTTTACATCATACTAACAAATGCAtgacacatattttcatatagtGAGTGCTACAAGTCTATGCAAatacattcatacatttatTGAATTGGTATAAACACCCGCCACATATAAGTATTTTGGTCAACATAGATATCATCAACATTGTGCACAACAAGAAGATACTGAGGAAATAATACACGCTGAAAAGAAATGTGTCAGTAATCAATAACATCTTTAAATCTCATATTACAAGGATCGTCAATATCGTAAATGGTCTAATCAGTTATCACCAACGTCTAAACCTCATAATCTTTGATACAACGTGATTCAAAACCTATGCACATCTGAGCTCTCCACTTAAGACCAGGGAGAGAACTAAATATGGCTCCTTCCCAAAAAACATGGTGGGAAtgggagaaaaaataatttatttgaaCCAAACAGGATCTCTTACTCAGGGTACATGAATGTATGGTGCTGCACACTAACAAGTTGGCTTCAAAAGTTAGCAACTCATATGTGGTTGGAAGGACAGCTTCCTCAGTGTTCAAACTTGGCACCTTATCTGGGAGAATTCCTTACTCTTAGCTGCAAATGTCTCAGCTACTAATATGGGAAATGCAATTGTTGCATCACAATGCACCTGCATTGAACAAATAGAAAACAGtaaaagaaattagaatcaCACATCCTTTGAAGCCTATAGTCTGATACATAAATAGCAAGGGTGGAAGGGCCAAACAAAGCTTGTTcgtgaaactatttttttttttttctgaaactATTTCTGCTACCCTAATTTTAATCCCAGCCaggaaaacataaaaaatttaacaaataaattAGTTGTAAGGTTGAGCAAAGTGCATATTCTCTCCTAAACTTTTGCCACTTCAGCACTTCCCTCCTCAAGCTAAATTTTGCGATATTTCCTCTTGAAACTTCAGCTCCTCTTAATCTCATGACAAACCTTTTTCCCTATCACGCCTGTCAGACAAACCTTTTCTCCCTCTATATTTAATCGCATGACAACAAATCCAAAAGACAGCACCCAAATGAGATGCTTGCACAAAATGTATCAGAGGTAAGTTGTCAACCTTAACGGTCTTGGCACCACCACGTATCTTTCCCCATGATACAGCTTCATCAGGACGGGCACCAGAATCACTACCATCAAACTCTTGTGCAGTGTTAATGTACACAGCAAAATCTGCACCATTGCGCATCATATTGGCATTGCAAACATGGTGCTTAGGCAGCCCTCCACCCAGGATAATCATTCCCGTCTTCCTCAAACCAGCATGGACAGCTTCACTATTCACGGCCCTGATATCTGGTTATAGAACTTAAATATATTAGTTCTTTTGTCAAACAAATTATTGATGCGAGAAAACAATCACTTGATAAGATACTTATACCTCCTACAATGTCTATGACTAGACCAGGATTAAGATCTGGATTATCTGGATCTCCTTTTTTGAAAGAATGGAAGTATAGCATGTCACCCAGTGATCCATCGGTTAAGCCGGGGCAGAAGACAGGAATCCGGTTCTGAGAATGATAAATACGAGAGTAACATTAAATTAAAAGCTCAAAGAAAATGCATgtctttccttttattttctggACTGAAATAAGCACTAAACCATCCATTCTTCTCAATAGAATGATTATGACTTTTCGAAAAACTGCCCAcgtaaaaatcagaaaaatttCCATGATGAAACTTCTGATCATCCAAAAATTATCATAACATGTTGATATCTGGGCTTCAAATCAGTATACTGGAATGGGTAATAGTGGGATCACGCCTAAGTTCTTTCTGTTGTCTAGTATTCAGGTATTAAACCCGAACGTGTAGCTAGAAGAAATTCCGGattgaaggggaaaaaaagttTTAGGGACAAACTTTAGTAATTTCACGGAAACGAGATTTATTCTATTAGAAATTAAGTCATAATATTTCAGCAGGCAGTCTTATGCTTGTGCAAAAATTTCACTATGAATGTATAGAGATAAAACGGGTACTTCTAGAACCTtctttttttgagaaggtaaaaGAATTTTCAGTGTGTCAAAACAGCACTAGGTGAGATTGCTGAACTATTTACAACATCATAAGCGGAgcccaaaagaagaaataagaaaaaaagtttaaacTAGGCTGGCTAGTTTCCGACCAAAATATAAGGTGTAGTTATTATATATGTTGGACGAAAATCACTTGGCATTCTAACTTCAATAAcataatttcatcaaatatGCGATGAAAGGGAGGTGATGAGAAATGTACCTTGTAAGCCCAATACAAGTATGAGGTCTCATCGTTAATTTCTTTACCCAGGCGAGCAATGACTTTGGATGGTGTCCACAGAACCTTCTGTATTACAAATAGAAGCTAAAAATTTCAGATGTCAAATTATCACAAGCCAAAGCTAAGATGGCTGATAAAACGAATAGTAAGCATCATCCTTAAATCACAAGTATATCATATTCAAAAGAATATCACAAACGCAATATTCCAAGTCAAAAATCCATTTGTATTTGAAAGTAATTCCAAAATACAGGTTAAATGCTAAAGCTTCAGCTCAATATTAACAAGTCGGGAATATCTAACACTGGACCAGACAAGAGTTGATACCTCATTAATCTGCTCCTCATACATTTGGTCGAAAATTGGGATGATCCAATTCTCAAATTTGCAGTAGTTGTCATTAGGAACCAATAAGTTACCAATACGGTTCAATCCTTTCGAGCGTAGAACAGCTCCAGGTAAGGAAAAGTCCCCCTTGTAGGTTGGTGCAAGGCATTTTATGAGATCCTCCTCAATACCACCAGCTGTAGTAACCACAACATCAACCTGCAGGGAGGGAAGACAATTTGCTAAGGTCCAACACACAATGAACTTAGAAAATTCTTCCATATGGTAACAACAATTCCATTTGACCAATGCTAAGCATGACAGCTAAAACCTAAAACTCAAAAATAGTATTTGTCTACCATAGCATTTAGTACTTACGTGGCAGACAGAAGGATGAGATATTCTAGTTCACATAACCAATTTATTAGAGAGGGAAGGAAAGAGGGGAACATTGTAATAATGTCAAGATCCTTAATCTTCAATTAATACAAACCAAGCGTAGCAGTGATTCAGTGCTTgacaaaataaatcatatgaaAGAGTATGGAGGTTTCGATAGTGTGTGCTAGTATTATTGTGGTAAGTATAGCTTTAATGTTTAGAAGGGAGTGGACATAAAAGTTGATAGATATATTAAGATACTCTCATAAGAAAGTAGCCCACAAGGTTCAAACTTGACGGTAGAACACAGTACAGACATAAAAGTTAATAGAACAGAAACGACTGAAACGGTTCCTTAAATGCTACTACTCACCATACGGTGCTGAACAAGGTAGCGGACGGTGTCTCTAACTCCAGAAGAAACAAGGTTTGAAGTGAAACCCAAAAAGATTTTGCAGGTCACCGACTCTCTGTATACAacatctctttcttcttcactgcAATCCTCCGTGGGTAGCTCATGTGAAAGCCTCCAATCTAGCTTCAAACCCATCACAACCCCAATCAGAAACACAAATTTCAAACTTCAGGAATCACTTTCAAAAACTTTAAAACTAGTTCAAAAACTTCAAGAGTTCGAAAGAAGAAGGTAACCTgctaataaaaaatcaaaactttttttaagaagCACATCATCAGCTATGAAATGAACGGTGAGGTCAGTGTATGAGGGTGACATATTTCCCAATGTAAATTCAGATATTaattctataaaaataaatttttacttaCTTTCAATATACATCAATGTACAATGAATCATAATATCTATACCCACCCAATTCCAATTTAATTaacattttttctattttagcATGAATTCTTTTACCATATTTTGCCTACATAAAATTCGACTAAATGTTTAAACTTTCTCCATTCCAATTAATATGATACTCTTATATTTTATGACTTCCACAAAATGTTTGAATCTATTTCTATATTAGAATCAAAATTAATTAAcgtattaaaattttaaactttaatGTAATGCTTTCTCAACCAAACTAACTTCTCAACCAATACTTTTTTCCAGTGTGACTAATAATGTAATATATAAGTCAATTTAACATTCTAAACCTTGTTTCCAATCAAATACCAGTCATATGAAATGGAAAGGGGAGAGTAGTTAAAAATACTTTGtaaaagatttgaaaaaaagaaattgaaacccacaatccaaaatacaaaaaaatgtgtaaagcaatttaatttttttcctaagCTCAAGAATTAAGTGTCTCGGACTATTCGTTGAACAAATTCTATAGCATACAATCTAAATTAGTTAactgaaaaaaaggaaaaagattgtTGAAAcccaaataattaaaataagataattagCATAAAGAAATAAGGTTTTCAAGAAAGAAGTGGGAAAAAACTGACCATTTGATTAACAATTTGAATGGCGTCACCAAGATTAGAAGCTTGGAAACCAGTGGAAACCATAGACTTGAAAAGCTGAGCATAGTTAACACCTTTATTGAAATCATAGCCTTGGATTTTTTGGCAAGAACCTTCAAGATTTTCTGATTCTTTGAAAACAACTGATCTTACTGACTCCATTACGTTCTCTTTCAAGGCTTCTCCCATTATTGTTGCAAATGACTGCGCCGCGACTTTCTGCGTTTTCAAAACGCTAGTTTATGTAGTAATAACAAATCGGGCTCTTCTAAACGGGCCGGTTACTGTTCATTTATTGTTAGAGACCCAGGCCCATTTCTTAGCGTtattacatttttttgcgcggagatGTTTCATATTCTGcatttaaattatgcccctcatatgtACGGCCTTCTCAAATTTTGCTTTAAAAGTTGAACTTTCCTCCTGAGATGAATAAAATGCagacaaaataaattaaaaaaaaaaaagtctgtcTTCGCGGTGATTTTGGCCCCACAATCTTGACGAATCGCAAGATCTTTTGTTGCATTTGTAACTGAAACAAGATGCATTAATTCTTTACTTTCATAAGTTGGATAAAccttgataattccttcacaaagcgGGCAGTTCTATGTGAtcactttgtgaaggaattatcaaagttattatACACAAAAGAGAGCACATTACTCCATGGTGAAGGTCTAAGGCATAAGTGTGAGGATAACTTTAATCTCCTTCAAACTTATGCCATTGGTCATGTTGTGAAAAATGCATACAAAATTTAATGTATTTTACTCATCCGacataaacttttgaatgaacTATGTGAGTTATGTGCTTCCATACTATGTTTACCTCTTCAAAATTGCAGATAAATCACTTTTGCATAATGAATAGATCTCGGGAGgcagcgaaatttaaacttgccttgcgatattttttttaaaattttgacagcgcgtgggttcgaactgaacctatgggttttagccgaaggagCATTTAAAGAAACTTCAAATAAAAGATGaaagtaaaatttaaagaccacccccgcgTTATTACGGAAGATGTGCATAAATACGACTCTTTAAAAGTTGACCTCCTTAACAAAAACTGTGCAAATATAACATGGAATTTTTTATATGTTGGATAAGATTTCCTTAACAGCAAGTTATGTGATCTAAGGGTTTCAGTCACAAATTCTGACAAATCGCTaggattttaattttcaaacttGTCTGAAATGCATTTACCTCATCTCAAATATGTGAATCCTTAAATCTGAGTAGGGAGGAGTAAATCACTTTTTGTGATCTCCCTCATATCGTTGTGTAAGTTTGCTGGAAGATGAATAAAATGcagaaaattataaaataaaataaaaaaataaaaggacttGCCTTAAATAGCAAATTATGGTGATCTTCAGGATTTTGGCCCCACAATCTTGACGAATCGCAAGATCTTCTCAGCATTTGTAACTGAAATATTGAAGAGCATTATAACTTGTTGCGTATCGCTCTTAGCAACTACTTATGTTTCTACTTCAAAGTTGATTCAAATTGCTCCAAATCAACTCCAATTAAATTTGATATCCAACCTTGTAATGAATATCGCAATAATTTCAATTGTTAGATTTGGCTCAAACCTATAAACCTACTTTGTTTTCTACTGCAAACAAGCTCAATAGAATTCAACAATAATGTTCTTCAAGTGTCTTCAACCAAAATCAATCCAAGCTGATCACAAATAAGCAACGATCTTCAATTTTCTACGGAGAAAGTTTTATACATGCAACATGAAAAGAGAGCACATTAGCTCCATTGGTGAAGGTGGCATATATTCCATACTTCTTTCCAATTTGTGTGAATGTCCAGTTTTACCAACCATCCTTCTAATCTCTGGCAATTAGTATCATACTTGGCCATTGGTCATGTTGTGAAAAAAATgctattcaaaatttaaattttgatatcAGAGTAAAATGTCTCGTTTTTCAACTTGTAACCTAGTCATCAGATTGGTATATTCCTGACCATTAGCTtcccaaaaaatgaaaaggttTGCAATAAAAGAACTAAGGCCAGATATGCTCTTATATGTGCTTTACACCTTCCATTATGTTTACCTCTTCAAAATTGCAGTCCCAAAGTAGGAGAGTTTCATCTGATATGAAAAACTATAAGTGCCAAGATTTGCATAATGAATAGAGACCAACTCAATGGAGGCAGGCCTCACTAACTTTATAATTCATGTACACGCTATATTTACTGAGATCATGCAACAACGCTAACCTTAAAAGACAGCGCCCGAGCTGGAAAGTGAAAGGGaaatacatatatcatgcaagaaagaaagaaagagagttgCCCATGTTGCATTGAACGAAACTCATAAGCAAAAGATGAAACGTGTAGCTTGAAGTATTTCCAGTTTCACTTTCACCAAAAACATTAAGAACAAAGTACGTAGCAATGAGAGGAATCAACAAGTTTTAAGAGGCAGCAAAGAGTTATTATGGCTTGTAGTACTTGGTGGGTACAAAAGGCATCTTGGTAACAGCCccatcataagacttgcctcgAATCACAATCTTGACATTGGTCCCTGCCTTGTGGTTACCTGATTTTACGTATCCCATTGCTATGTTCTTCTTAAGACAAGGGCTAAAACCACCACTGGTGATTTCCCCAATATTTTGTCCATTCATATCTTGAATCTCACTGTGACTTCTAGGGGGTGGGCCTGAAGAGAAAAAGCCAGCTCTCCTAATTTTAGGACCTTCTTCAATTTGCTTTAGTATCACCTCAGCACCAAGGAAGCCTCCTTCCGCCCTTCTTCTCTTCCCTATAGCCCATGTAAGCCCTGCCTCTACAGGTGTTATGTGCTGTTCCATGTCATTACCGTATAAGCACAAACCAGCCTCAAGCCGAAGACTGTCACGAGCTCCTAAACCTGTTAACCGAATCTTCCCTTCTGATTTCTCCAGAATAGCCTTTGCAAGGTCAACAGCATTTTCTGAAGGTACTGAAATTTCAAATCCATCTTCACCAGTATACCTGAAAACCTCTCAAAATACAGATTATTATGTCAGAGGCTGTCAATCAACTGTGAATCGTACATCGGAAGTAGGAAATGATTGCATGGAGAAAATAGCACACTGAACGACAAGAAATATACAGAAGTTGCCTTATGGATATAGATGGAGCTATTTTACACATTAGTGCGTAATAACAACGGCACTTTTCATTTTATCTGAAACGATTCTGATTTTGagctttgaaaattttaaaaaggtttaaaactaaaggataaatttttttcatctttttctggGCCACAGACTCAGCACTCGATTTGAAGAGGAAAGCAAGAGAAGAAACACACCCTGTCCTTGTGAGGAAGCATGGTGCCCCATTGATATCCAATACCCTAAACTCCCCAAAGTACATCTTGCTCAAATCATCTTTTGTCAGATATTGAAGAACTGGAGCAGCAAGGGGTCCCTGAatgaaagagtaaagaaaaaATTCTATAACTATCTTGTCAATAAATAAATTC from Lycium ferocissimum isolate CSIRO_LF1 chromosome 2, AGI_CSIRO_Lferr_CH_V1, whole genome shotgun sequence includes:
- the LOC132046357 gene encoding deoxyhypusine synthase isoform X2 → MVDVVVTTAGGIEEDLIKCLAPTYKGDFSLPGAVLRSKGLNRIGNLLVPNDNYCKFENWIIPIFDQMYEEQINEKVLWTPSKVIARLGKEINDETSYLYWAYKNRIPVFCPGLTDGSLGDMLYFHSFKKGDPDNPDLNPGLVIDIVGDIRAVNSEAVHAGLRKTGMIILGGGLPKHHVCNANMMRNGADFAVYINTAQEFDGSDSGARPDEAVSWGKIRGGAKTVKVHCDATIAFPILVAETFAAKSKEFSQIRCQV
- the LOC132046356 gene encoding aminomethyltransferase, mitochondrial; translated protein: MRGGLWQLGQSITRRLGQADKKTIGRRCFASDADLKKTVLYDFHVVNGGKMVPFAGWSMPIQYKDSIMDSTVNCRENGSLFDVSHMCGLSLKGNDTIPFLEKLVIGDVAGLAPGTGTLTVFTNEKGGAIDDSVVTKVTNDHIYLVVNAGCRDKDLAHIEEHMKSFKSKGGDVSWHIHDERSLLALQGPLAAPVLQYLTKDDLSKMYFGEFRVLDINGAPCFLTRTGYTGEDGFEISVPSENAVDLAKAILEKSEGKIRLTGLGARDSLRLEAGLCLYGNDMEQHITPVEAGLTWAIGKRRRAEGGFLGAEVILKQIEEGPKIRRAGFFSSGPPPRSHSEIQDMNGQNIGEITSGGFSPCLKKNIAMGYVKSGNHKAGTNVKIVIRGKSYDGAVTKMPFVPTKYYKP
- the LOC132046357 gene encoding deoxyhypusine synthase isoform X1, translated to MGEALKENVMESVRSVVFKESENLEGSCQKIQGYDFNKGVNYAQLFKSMVSTGFQASNLGDAIQIVNQMLDWRLSHELPTEDCSEEERDVVYRESVTCKIFLGFTSNLVSSGVRDTVRYLVQHRMVDVVVTTAGGIEEDLIKCLAPTYKGDFSLPGAVLRSKGLNRIGNLLVPNDNYCKFENWIIPIFDQMYEEQINEKVLWTPSKVIARLGKEINDETSYLYWAYKNRIPVFCPGLTDGSLGDMLYFHSFKKGDPDNPDLNPGLVIDIVGDIRAVNSEAVHAGLRKTGMIILGGGLPKHHVCNANMMRNGADFAVYINTAQEFDGSDSGARPDEAVSWGKIRGGAKTVKVHCDATIAFPILVAETFAAKSKEFSQIRCQV